A single region of the Actinomycetota bacterium genome encodes:
- the rnc gene encoding ribonuclease III yields MPPAGGPSSDPRDARDALVERLGVTFRDPDLFELALTHRSYAYEQDVADTNERLELLGDAVLDFVVTDLIFRRFPSYVEGDLAKLRASLVSAPTLAEVAAGLGLGEAVKLGRGEVLTGGREKPSILADALEALIGAVYIDRGMTVARRVVRDLFGDRIAAAVGQEVPKDAKTRLQERVTRLVGALPAYRVTGYGPDHAKRFRAEVLVRDEVYGRGEGRSKKEAEQAAAAEAVAKLATELDGVVEGA; encoded by the coding sequence ATGCCTCCGGCGGGCGGACCCTCGTCGGACCCCAGAGACGCCCGTGACGCACTCGTCGAACGGCTGGGCGTCACGTTCCGCGACCCGGATCTGTTCGAGCTCGCCCTCACCCACCGGTCCTACGCCTACGAGCAGGACGTCGCCGACACCAACGAGCGGCTGGAGCTGCTCGGCGACGCGGTCCTCGACTTCGTCGTGACGGACCTGATCTTCAGGCGGTTCCCGTCCTACGTCGAGGGCGACCTGGCCAAGCTGCGCGCCTCCCTGGTCTCGGCTCCCACCCTGGCCGAGGTGGCGGCTGGCCTGGGCCTGGGCGAGGCCGTGAAGCTGGGGCGGGGGGAGGTCCTGACGGGGGGACGCGAGAAGCCGTCCATCCTCGCCGACGCCCTCGAGGCCCTGATAGGCGCTGTGTACATCGACAGGGGGATGACGGTGGCGCGTCGGGTCGTCCGCGACCTCTTCGGGGACCGGATCGCGGCCGCGGTCGGGCAGGAGGTGCCGAAGGACGCGAAGACGAGGCTGCAGGAACGGGTGACGCGGCTGGTCGGTGCGCTCCCGGCTTACCGCGTGACCGGTTACGGTCCGGACCACGCGAAGCGGTTCCGCGCCGAGGTGCTGGTCCGCGACGAGGTGTACGGACGGGGGGAGGGGCGTTCCAAGAAGGAGGCCGAGCAGGCGGCGGCGGCTGAGGCCGTCGCCAAGCTGGCCACGGAGCTGGATGGGGTGGTCGAGGGTGCCTGA
- the acpP gene encoding acyl carrier protein, producing the protein MTRDEVFALIRGRLAELMECDTNEIKMETRLEEDLEADSLDLVELAMSLEEELHLEIPDDELEGIRTVGDAVEFVAERVGASS; encoded by the coding sequence GTGACCCGCGACGAGGTCTTCGCGCTGATCAGGGGCCGGCTGGCCGAGTTGATGGAGTGCGACACGAACGAGATCAAGATGGAGACCCGCCTCGAGGAGGACCTGGAAGCGGACTCGCTCGACCTCGTCGAGCTCGCGATGTCGCTCGAGGAGGAGCTGCACCTCGAGATCCCGGACGACGAGCTGGAGGGGATCCGGACGGTCGGGGACGCCGTCGAGTTCGTCGCCGAGCGGGTCGGTGCGAGCAGCTGA